The following are encoded together in the Deinococcus multiflagellatus genome:
- a CDS encoding DUF2270 domain-containing protein yields the protein MPGTGAGPGAVVGGLTDVSYTTNAANALIHLYRAEVGKMTAYRQRLDMTTNWSVVTTAGLASFALGDVNNSHATFLFAMFMNYFFLRLEARRFRTFEIAHHRVRIMERFFYPAMLGDRVDPGWHQLLLAELGKPRSPMTRADALGWRLSRNYLWIYAAVLLAWLAKLDLGQPKGWVMTFPEALSLADIGNFPGWAVFLGVGLFYLHLIFLAARAARTYPLEEG from the coding sequence ATGCCAGGAACGGGGGCGGGGCCAGGGGCGGTGGTCGGCGGCCTGACCGATGTCAGCTACACCACCAACGCCGCCAACGCCCTGATCCACCTGTACCGCGCCGAGGTGGGCAAGATGACCGCCTACCGCCAGCGGCTGGACATGACCACCAACTGGTCGGTGGTGACCACGGCGGGCCTCGCGTCCTTCGCGCTGGGCGACGTGAACAACAGCCACGCCACCTTTCTGTTCGCCATGTTCATGAACTACTTTTTTCTGCGCCTGGAGGCCCGGCGCTTCCGCACCTTCGAGATCGCGCACCACCGCGTGCGCATCATGGAGCGCTTTTTTTACCCCGCCATGCTGGGCGACCGCGTGGACCCGGGCTGGCACCAGCTGCTGCTGGCCGAACTGGGCAAGCCCCGCAGCCCCATGACCCGCGCCGACGCCCTGGGCTGGCGCCTGAGCCGCAACTACCTGTGGATTTACGCCGCCGTGCTGCTGGCGTGGCTGGCGAAGCTGGACCTGGGGCAGCCCAAGGGCTGGGTGATGACCTTCCCCGAGGCCTTGTCGCTGGCCGATATCGGCAACTTTCCGGGGTGGGCGGTGTTTCTGGGCGTGGGCCTGTTCTACCTGCACCTGATTTTCCTGGCCGCCCGCGCCGCGCGCACCTATCCGCTGGAAGAGGGCTAG
- a CDS encoding CDP-alcohol phosphatidyltransferase family protein, with product MPLLARRGVNPAHVVLVHTALGLCAAGLIRRGDRLTPALLLQLKTLLDNLDGQLARATGQTTATGRYLDTEMDLVVNAALNVALAGRAGWALTLLQSLILSVDYLWEREYREARGQTFRASPAQGGDHPLVLRALEAVYAAYFTPQERVLGALFEARLRRAAGRLPTTADRRAYTPRAALSLSANLGLSTQLLGLGLCLLAGRPGWYHRSLGLQAAALLGTQLWREARVRRGRA from the coding sequence GTGCCGCTGCTGGCCCGGCGCGGCGTGAACCCGGCCCATGTGGTGCTGGTGCACACCGCGCTGGGCCTGTGCGCAGCGGGCCTGATCCGGCGCGGCGACCGCCTGACCCCGGCGCTGCTGCTGCAGCTGAAAACCCTGCTGGACAACCTGGACGGCCAGCTGGCGCGCGCCACCGGGCAGACCACCGCGACCGGCCGCTATCTGGACACCGAGATGGACCTTGTGGTGAACGCCGCCCTGAACGTGGCCCTGGCCGGCCGGGCGGGCTGGGCATTGACGCTGCTGCAAAGCCTGATTCTGAGCGTGGATTACCTGTGGGAGCGCGAGTACCGCGAGGCCCGGGGGCAGACCTTCCGGGCCTCGCCGGCCCAGGGTGGCGATCATCCGCTGGTGCTGCGCGCCCTGGAAGCGGTGTACGCCGCCTACTTCACGCCGCAGGAGCGGGTGCTGGGCGCCCTGTTCGAGGCCCGGCTGCGCCGCGCGGCGGGCCGCCTGCCCACCACCGCTGACCGCCGCGCCTACACCCCCAGGGCCGCCCTGAGCCTTAGCGCCAACCTGGGGCTGTCCACGCAACTGCTGGGCCTGGGGCTGTGCTTGCTGGCGGGGCGGCCCGGGTGGTATCACCGCAGCTTGGGCCTGCAGGCGGCGGCCCTGCTGGGCACGCAGCTGTGGCGCGAGGCCCGGGTGCGGCGGGGCCGGGCGTAA